One Aegilops tauschii subsp. strangulata cultivar AL8/78 chromosome 7, Aet v6.0, whole genome shotgun sequence genomic window carries:
- the LOC141026769 gene encoding protein STRICTOSIDINE SYNTHASE-LIKE 10-like, producing the protein MGCSMSRLLKATVALVILVLLFMPGAMAAAAASFDASGAQQLPLPPGEVHGPESAPSTLRAEAPTAAFGTEADIESRCGRPLGLRFNQKTGDLYVADAYKGLMRVPPGGGKATVLVDQIDGMPLRFTNGVDVDQVTGQVYFTHSSMNYDRSEHEMVTKTGDSTGRLMMYDPRTSDATVLQPRMTYPNGVALSADRTHLVVASTGPCKLLRHWIKGVDTGKSEPFADLPGYPDNVRPDRKGGYWVALHRERNELPFGRDSHLLAVRVAADGKIVEEMRGPKKVRPTEIMERDDGKLYLGSVELPYVGVVKRK; encoded by the exons ATGGGGTGCAGCATGAGCCGCCTCCTCAAGGCCACCGTCGCACTGGTCATACTCGTCCTTCTCTTCATGCCCGGGGCcatggcagccgccgccgcaagcttcgaCGCCTCCGGGGCACAGCAGCTGCCCCTGCCGCCCGGAGAAGTGCACGGGCCAGAGAGCGCGCCTTCGACGCTCAGGGCCGAGGCCCCTACAGCGGC GTTTGGCACGGAGGCGGACATAGAGAGCCGCTGCGGCCGCCCGCTTGGTCTGCGCTTCAACCAGAAAACGGGTGACCTCTACGTGGCCGATGCGTACAAAGGGCTTATGCGTGTGCCGCCCGGCGGAGGGAAAGCCACTGTGTTGGTCGACCAGATTGATGGCATGCCGCTGCGCTTCACCAACGGGGTTGACGTCGATCAAGTCACCGGTCAAGTCTACTTCACCCACAGTTCAATGAACTACGACAGGTCAGAACACGAGATGGTCACCAAGACCGGGGACTCCACGGGCCGCCTCATGATGTATGATCCACGAACATCGGACGCCACCGTGCTCCAACCAAGGATGACATACCCGAACGGCGTCGCGCTCAGCGCCGACCGCACGCACCTCGTGGTCGCATCTACTGGCCCGTGCAAGCTGCTGAGGCACTGGATCAAAGGGGTTGACACGGGCAAGTCCGAGCCTTTTGCCGACCTGCCGGGCTACCCAGATAACGTCAGGCCCGATAGGAAAGGAGGTTACTGGGTGGCGTTGCACCGTGAGAGAAATGAGTTGCCCTTTGGTCGTGATAGCCATCTTCTTGCTGTGAGGGTCGCTGCTGACGGGAAGATAGTCGAGGAGATGAGAGGGCCAAAAAAAGTCAGGCCAACCGAGATCATGGAAAGAGATGACGGCAAGCTATACTTGGGCTCGGTGGAGCTTCCTTATGTCGGCGTAGTAAAAAGGAAGTAG
- the LOC141027834 gene encoding protein STRICTOSIDINE SYNTHASE-LIKE 10-like, giving the protein MGCGMSRLLKATVALVILVLLFMPGAMAAAAASFDASRTQQLPLPHGEVHGPESVAFDAQGRGPYSVSDGRILRSNGPKLGWTTYAYGPGYDSETCTTSRFGTEADIESRCGRPLGLRFNEKTGDLYVADACKGLMRVPPGGGEATVLADQIDGMPLRFTNGVDVDQVTGQVYFTHSSMNYDRSEHEMVTKTGDSTGRLMMYDPRTSDVIMLQPRMTYPNGVSLSTDRTHLVVASTGPCKLLRHWIRGVDAGKSEPFADLPGYPDNVRPDRKGGYWVALHREKNELPFGRDSHLLAVRVGADGKIVEQMRGSKKVRPTEIMERDDGKLYLGSVELPYVGVVKRK; this is encoded by the coding sequence ATGGGCTGCGGCATGAGCCGCCTCCTCAAGGCCACCGTCGCTCTCGTCATACTCGTCCTTCTCTTCATGCCCGGGGCcatggcagccgccgccgcaagcttcgaCGCCTCCCGGACACAGCAGCTGCCCCTGCCGCACGGAGAAGTGCACGGGCCGGAGAGCGTCGCCTTCGACGCTCAGGGCCGAGGCCCGTACAGCGTATCCGACGGCCGTATCCTGAGATCGAATGGGCCCAAGCTCGGCTGGACAACATACGCCTACGGACCAGGCTACGACAGCGAAACGTGCACGACATCCAGGTTTGGCACGGAGGCGGACATAGAGAGCCGCTGCGGCCGCCCGCTTGGCCTGCGCTTCAACGAGAAAACGGGCGACCTCTACGTGGCCGATGCGTGCAAAGGGCTTATGCGTGTGCCGCCCGGCGGTGGGGAGGCCACCGTGTTGGCCGACCAGATTGATGGCATGCCGTTGCGCTTCACCAACGGGGTTGACGTCGATCAAGTCACCGGTCAAGTCTACTTCACCCACAGCTCGATGAACTACGACAGGTCTGAACACGAGATGGTCACCAAGACGGGGGACTCCACAGGCCGCCTCATGATGTATGATCCACGAACATCGGACGTCATCATGCTCCAACCTAGGATGACATACCCGAACGGTGTCTCGCTCAGCACCGACCGCACGCACCTCGTGGTCGCATCTACCGGCCCATGCAAGCTGCTGAGGCACTGGATAAGAGGGGTCGACGCGGGCAAGTCCGAGCCATTTGCCGACCTGCCGGGCTACCCAGATAATGTCAGGCCCGACAGGAAAGGAGGTTATTGGGTGGCGTTGCACCGTGAGAAGAATGAGTTGCCTTTTGGCCGTGATAGCCATCTTCTTGCTGTCAGGGTCGGGGCCGATGGGAAGATAGTCGAGCAGATGAGAGGGTCAAAGAAAGTCAGGCCAACCGAGATCATGGAAAGAGATGACGGCAAACTCTACCTGGGTTCGGTGGAGCTTCCTTATGTCGGCGTAGTAAAAAGGAAGTAG
- the LOC141026768 gene encoding protein STRICTOSIDINE SYNTHASE-LIKE 10-like, which translates to MCNPRTSNVTVLRSGLAFPNGMAVTLLLRHWLHAPTAGETEVLAELPRYPDNVHPDRGDQGWVLGGLEPKKAVGIERYHGELHEGRQGCRHRRCQELQGGRGAAGFSDSTVSEVVERNGLLWIGSVDTPYVRLFKFASL; encoded by the exons ATGTGCAACCCGCGGACCAGCAATGTCACCGTGCTCAGGTCCGGCCTGGCCTTCCCCAACGGCATGGCTGTGACTCT ACTGCTTCGTCACTGGCTGCACGCACCTACGGCGGGGGAAACGGAGGTGCTTGCCGAGCTGCCGCGGTACCCGGACAACGTGCACCCCGACAGAGGAGACCAGGGATGGGTACTGGGTGGGCTTGAACCGAAAAAAGCAGTGGGAATAGAACGGTACCATGGCGAACTCCATGAGGGCCGTCAGGGTTGTCGTCACCGGAGATGTCAAGAACTGCAGGGTGGCCGTGGCGCTGCGGGGTTCAGCGACTCCACGGTGAGCGAGGTGGTGGAGAGGAACGGGTTGCTGTGGATCGGCTCCGTTGACACGCCCTACGTCCGTCTCTTCAAGTTTGCATCTCTCTAG